In Glandiceps talaboti chromosome 6, keGlaTala1.1, whole genome shotgun sequence, one DNA window encodes the following:
- the LOC144436586 gene encoding glypican-6-like has translation MWCLIYFALCVCLPPFTNSAKSCKEIENAYDALTAEHVPAPLTGIVDDSRRICEGNSACCTADMEYRLSMLSQTELQEMRSHSISNVRHVFVHNYKIFDEYMETLIDTTQEDLNNMFTRTYGLLFQRHQGIYNDLFSNIREYYNGANFDLVDKLDEFFVELYKSLWKLFNPQYDFDTAYMQCVGDLVDTIEPFGESSRRLTKDLKKAMLAARTYRKALSTGAEVLEAITQSSMTPECRKSTMRMTYCDECNGITSAKPCSNYCMNVINMCFLGYSELNIDWNSFLENMVKLSDRLDTRFDAKSVLILSDILISEGIMTAQENIDLLKMVFETCGTPGRRGRRHTYKHSANLEMTSYQYPKIRSRRSKAHGRDHEISNIVEDIIPHLEAAEDLWINMPRSMCDRFTTANKPSKASRPCWNGQNVGSDVNEISDGMTEYVCGDLTGNEKIRDEAGVVCRQKQKLNRMSQFLRSAYNGKDLSGHDDFEDDMEESGSGQSP, from the exons ATGTGGTGTCTGATATATTTTGCACTTTGCGTGTGTTTGCCACCCTTTACTAACAGCGCAAAATCGTGCAAGGAAATAGAAAATGCCTACGATGCCTTGACAGCTGAACACGTTCCTGCACCTCTGACAG GTATAGTTGATGACAGTAGACGGATCTGTGAAGGTAATTCGGCATGCTGCACTGCTGATATGGAGTATCGGTTAAGTATGTTGAGCCAAACTGAATTACAGGAGATGAGAAGTCACAGTATATCCAACGTCCGACACGTCTTTGTTCATAATTATAAAATCTTTGATG AGTACATGGAAACTCTGATAGATACAACCCAGGAAGACCTGAATAACATGTTCACAAGGACGTATGGACTGTTATTCCAACGACATCAGGGTATTTACAACGATCTATTCAGTAACATTAGAGAATACTACAATGGAGCTAATTTCGACCTGGTTGATAAACTAGACGAATTCTTTGTTGAATTATACAAGTCCTtatggaagctgttcaatcccCAGTATGATTTCGATACAGCTTACATGCAATGCGTAGGGGATCTAGTTGATACCATAGAACCTTTTGGAGAGTCTTCACGTCGACTTACAAAGGACTTGAAAAAGGCTATGCTAGCGGCTAGAACTTATAGAAAGGCACTAAGTACTGGTGCAGAAGTTTTGGAAGCGATAACACAG AGCTCCATGACGCCAGAATGTAGAAAATCTACCATGAGGATGACTTACTGTGACGAATGTAATGGTATAACCTCTGCTAAACCATGCAGCAACTATTGTATGAACGTCATCAATATGTGTTTTTTGGGTTACTCTGAACTCAATATTGACTGGAATAGTTTCCTAG aAAATATGGTAAAGCTGTCTGACCGCCTTGACACTCGTTTTGATGCCAAGTCAGTACTGATACTTTCGGACATCTTAATATCTGAGGGCATAATGACCGCACAAGAAAACATCGATCTCTTGAAAATG GTGTTTGAAACTTGTGGTACACCTGGCCGTCGTGGCCGTCGACACACATATAAACACTCAGCAAATCTAGAGATGACGTCTTACCAATATCCTAAAATAAGGTCTCGTCGCTCCAAAGCTCATGGCCGTGATCATGAAATTTCCAATATAGTTGAAGATATTATACCTCACCTAGAAGCGGCGGAGGATCTATGGATAAACATGCCTAGATCGATGTGTGATCGGTTCACTACAGCTAATAAACCCAGTAAAGCATCACGTCCATGCTGGAATGGTCAAAACGTTGGCAG TGACGTTAACGAAATCAGTGATGGTATGACAGAATATGTGTGTGGAGATCTGACTGGGAACGAAAAGATAAGGGATGAGGCCGGAGTTGTTTGTAGACAGAAACAGAAATTGAACAGAATGTCTCAGTTCCTACGCAGTGCATATAATGGCAAAGACTTGAGTGGTCACGACGATTTCGAAGACG ATATGGAAGAGTCCGGATCGGGTCAAAGCCCATGA